A window of the Desulforapulum autotrophicum HRM2 genome harbors these coding sequences:
- a CDS encoding sulfite exporter TauE/SafE family protein has protein sequence MLISLILGVASFSFSFAGFGYGLIAVPPLALILPVKLAVAIPFPLTFPLFFVHSYRYGHRLSWTEIKPFLIGAAIAVLFGAFSFHWFSEIVMKRTLAMFTVISILTARYSMGEKFLHRIAVTFPGGTFLGILSGWFMGAYTAGGPPAVISATAKFPDTEKAKGMLSVYFLLVGLVLIVLFLSNGVLSLDTLEQSVLHLPAAIVGFLLGDIFQKKVSRKGYMTGVHLLLFWAAILLSPPIETAG, from the coding sequence TTGTTAATAAGTTTAATTCTTGGTGTTGCCTCCTTTTCCTTCAGTTTTGCAGGATTTGGATACGGCTTGATTGCGGTTCCGCCTCTGGCCTTGATATTACCGGTGAAACTGGCTGTCGCCATCCCGTTCCCCCTTACCTTCCCCCTGTTTTTTGTCCATAGCTACCGGTATGGACACCGGCTCAGCTGGACGGAAATAAAACCCTTTCTTATAGGCGCAGCCATTGCCGTTTTATTCGGGGCGTTTTCTTTTCATTGGTTTTCTGAGATTGTCATGAAACGGACCCTGGCAATGTTTACGGTAATATCTATTTTAACGGCCAGGTATTCAATGGGTGAAAAATTCCTCCATCGCATAGCGGTAACCTTTCCAGGCGGCACTTTTCTGGGGATTTTAAGCGGATGGTTTATGGGTGCCTATACTGCTGGCGGTCCGCCCGCCGTCATATCTGCCACGGCTAAGTTTCCGGATACTGAAAAAGCAAAGGGAATGCTGAGTGTCTATTTTCTATTGGTTGGATTGGTACTGATTGTTCTGTTTCTCTCTAACGGGGTGCTGAGTTTAGACACATTGGAACAATCTGTTCTGCATTTACCGGCGGCAATCGTCGGTTTTTTGCTTGGAGACATCTTCCAGAAAAAAGTTAGCCGAAAAGGATATATGACGGGTGTCCATCTCCTTCTTTTTTGGGCAGCCATATTATTAAGCCCCCCAATTGAAACTGCAGGATAG
- a CDS encoding TolC family protein has protein sequence MKKIITGLIIFCVLPLYPLYADYDGMKRDLEEYTPDQFFFTPLEDKGISGTTGAGASIAAAPEVSRIKLLEETYPEKTYQEESQELNRLLFASDLPPKAFSDISQTGNDREAAENRIKKTIVLKEIQLMAALRNPAILAAQKKITAEMQSFDQILALDDNLRLYLTFTKSVNNKTGPLKTKDAIKLTYPSPGLTALKGRVIRDEVEVLNEKMRIVRKGVITDIENAYWDLVFIENSTRIKSETIAAFDRLKDVAETLYKSGKTSFQDVIKININIEILKEDLVTLNFQKKNIEIRILELLNLPVDTRVGKAFLSTLPGETAKPELLYPVAIKYRQELNTIRHQISKLENMIEMSESMIQAPFTLGFSTFENDMVRSVGTDAPEKPFSTKTMAAMKNNSPIKPWYGVDAPWLKQTRENLSSLKETLVQEENSTLLMVREAWFNADKTRRELDLYQKQILPLSKSALDVSTGEYESGSIPFAEAIDSYNSWLNVKLAIAKKQTDLATSTALLEKIIGKKF, from the coding sequence ATGAAAAAAATCATAACAGGACTCATTATCTTCTGTGTGCTGCCTCTCTATCCCCTGTACGCCGATTATGACGGGATGAAACGAGACCTTGAAGAATATACCCCTGATCAGTTTTTTTTTACTCCCCTTGAAGATAAAGGGATTTCTGGTACAACAGGCGCTGGGGCGTCCATTGCTGCAGCACCCGAAGTTTCCCGGATAAAACTCCTTGAAGAGACCTATCCGGAAAAGACCTATCAGGAAGAGAGCCAGGAACTTAACAGACTCCTTTTTGCTTCCGATCTTCCCCCCAAAGCCTTCAGTGACATTTCACAAACTGGCAATGATAGGGAAGCCGCTGAAAACCGCATAAAGAAAACGATAGTATTAAAAGAGATCCAACTCATGGCCGCCCTTAGAAACCCGGCAATTCTTGCGGCCCAAAAAAAAATAACGGCCGAGATGCAGTCGTTTGACCAGATCCTGGCCCTGGATGATAATCTAAGATTGTATCTGACATTCACAAAGAGCGTAAACAACAAAACAGGACCCCTTAAGACAAAGGACGCAATAAAGCTGACCTACCCTTCGCCCGGGTTGACAGCCCTTAAGGGACGGGTTATCCGGGATGAGGTGGAAGTTCTCAACGAGAAGATGAGAATTGTCCGGAAAGGGGTAATTACCGACATTGAGAATGCCTATTGGGATCTTGTTTTTATTGAAAATTCAACCCGGATAAAATCTGAGACCATTGCGGCGTTCGACCGCCTCAAGGATGTGGCTGAGACCCTTTACAAAAGCGGAAAAACCAGTTTCCAGGATGTTATAAAAATAAATATCAATATTGAGATACTAAAGGAAGACCTTGTCACCCTTAACTTTCAGAAGAAAAACATTGAGATCAGGATACTTGAACTTTTGAACCTGCCTGTCGACACAAGGGTTGGAAAGGCTTTTTTAAGCACGCTTCCGGGAGAAACCGCCAAACCAGAACTGCTTTATCCAGTTGCCATAAAATACCGACAGGAATTAAACACCATCCGGCATCAGATATCTAAACTTGAAAACATGATCGAAATGTCGGAATCCATGATCCAGGCGCCCTTCACCCTCGGCTTTTCAACGTTTGAGAATGATATGGTGAGAAGTGTGGGAACCGATGCGCCAGAAAAACCCTTTAGTACAAAGACCATGGCCGCCATGAAAAACAACAGCCCTATAAAACCCTGGTATGGGGTGGATGCCCCCTGGTTAAAACAGACAAGAGAGAACCTCTCAAGCCTTAAAGAGACCCTTGTTCAAGAGGAGAACTCAACTCTACTTATGGTGCGGGAAGCCTGGTTTAATGCGGATAAAACCAGACGGGAGCTTGACCTTTATCAAAAACAGATACTCCCCCTCTCAAAATCGGCCCTGGATGTATCCACAGGGGAGTATGAATCAGGGTCCATACCTTTTGCCGAAGCCATTGATTCCTATAACTCCTGGCTTAACGTAAAACTTGCCATTGCAAAAAAGCAGACTGATCTCGCCACTTCAACGGCTTTACTGGAAAAAATTATTGGTAAAAAATTTTAA
- a CDS encoding efflux RND transporter periplasmic adaptor subunit, whose protein sequence is MNKKLMGMTIAVTALITGIAVFLILTFTGTTQEPKPQTRAPGSIYGSGSTLENAADKVTAERKIIYWKAPMDPTEIYEEPGKSKMGMDLVPVYEDKVPQENKSGDRKIVYWKAPMDPTEIYDEPGKSKMGMDLVPVYEDELVGGVDINIDPVVEQNMGLKTEVVEKGPLNHTIETYGHITFDETRTGVVSQKVSGWIEKLNADYTGFFVKKGDPLYEIYSPDLLSSQEEYLSVFKNYKKNRTNLNQELLASARKRLLYFDISDTEIAAIEKTGIVQKTLIMRSPFQGVITHKNVIEGEFVRSGASLFTISDLSHVWVEAHIFEYEQNLVYLGQSVEMSLSYSPEKIYRGKIAYIFPYLQPKTRDVVLRVSFENKDSELKPDMFARIKIDTGAGKTGMFISSAAIIHSGEKKLVFISKGMGKFTPRQITTGVYLAEGKVQVLTGLKPGETVVVSGQFLLDSESRLKEAIQKMIESKSKPAEKVKESGKGDDFFDDMTPKDDFFKDMK, encoded by the coding sequence ATGAATAAGAAGCTCATGGGTATGACAATAGCTGTCACGGCTTTAATCACCGGGATTGCTGTTTTTTTAATTTTAACATTCACCGGCACAACGCAAGAGCCCAAACCCCAGACAAGGGCCCCGGGATCTATATATGGATCTGGCAGCACCCTTGAAAACGCCGCTGATAAAGTAACAGCCGAACGAAAGATCATCTACTGGAAGGCCCCCATGGACCCGACTGAGATCTATGAAGAACCAGGCAAAAGCAAGATGGGTATGGATCTTGTCCCGGTTTACGAAGATAAGGTACCCCAGGAGAACAAGAGTGGTGACCGAAAAATAGTCTACTGGAAAGCCCCCATGGATCCAACTGAAATCTATGATGAGCCAGGCAAAAGCAAGATGGGCATGGATCTTGTCCCGGTGTATGAAGATGAACTTGTGGGCGGGGTGGACATAAATATTGATCCTGTTGTAGAGCAGAACATGGGACTAAAAACCGAAGTAGTTGAAAAAGGGCCGTTAAACCATACCATTGAGACCTATGGTCATATAACCTTTGACGAAACAAGAACCGGGGTTGTAAGCCAGAAGGTCTCCGGATGGATTGAAAAACTTAATGCCGACTATACCGGTTTTTTTGTAAAAAAGGGAGATCCCCTCTATGAAATATACTCCCCCGACCTTCTCTCCTCCCAGGAGGAGTACCTGTCAGTTTTCAAAAATTACAAAAAGAACCGGACAAATCTGAACCAGGAACTTCTGGCCTCAGCGAGAAAAAGGCTCCTATATTTTGATATTTCAGACACTGAAATTGCGGCCATTGAAAAAACCGGCATTGTCCAGAAGACCCTGATCATGCGATCTCCCTTCCAGGGAGTTATTACCCATAAGAATGTAATTGAAGGCGAATTTGTACGATCCGGCGCGAGCCTCTTTACCATATCTGATCTCTCCCATGTATGGGTTGAGGCCCACATCTTTGAATATGAACAAAACCTTGTTTATCTGGGACAATCGGTTGAAATGTCTCTCTCCTACAGCCCGGAAAAAATTTACAGGGGAAAGATCGCCTATATTTTTCCCTATCTCCAGCCAAAAACACGGGATGTGGTTCTCAGGGTCTCTTTTGAAAACAAGGATTCTGAACTGAAACCTGACATGTTTGCCAGGATAAAGATTGATACTGGAGCCGGCAAAACGGGGATGTTCATCTCTTCTGCGGCCATTATCCATTCAGGTGAAAAAAAGTTGGTCTTTATCTCAAAGGGGATGGGGAAATTCACCCCCAGGCAAATAACAACAGGGGTCTATCTTGCGGAGGGAAAGGTACAGGTTTTGACAGGCCTTAAACCTGGGGAAACAGTCGTGGTTTCCGGGCAGTTTCTGCTTGATTCTGAATCAAGACTCAAGGAGGCTATCCAGAAAATGATTGAGTCAAAATCCAAGCCCGCCGAGAAGGTCAAGGAGAGCGGCAAAGGGGACGACTTTTTTGATGACATGACACCCAAGGACGACTTTTTCAAGGACATGAAATAA
- a CDS encoding methyltetrahydrofolate--corrinoid methyltransferase: MFEVIGERINTSRKLVQAAVADRDADYIIDDVQKQQNAGATYIDVNAGARIGHETQDMKWLIDTIQPVATIPLTLDSPDPAVLEMAYQMMKKTPMINSISLEKERFEAMMPFLDGKECKVIALCMDDSGMPGSSADIIGRADTLVKELNSIGIATSSIYLDPLVQPISTDSNKGVMVLDAVRGIRAKYPEVHITGGLSNISYGLPQRKIINRTFVTLMMDAGMDSAIIDPLDDKIMATIKTADMLLGKDAFCGKYLKGVRAGAILS, translated from the coding sequence ATGTTCGAAGTAATTGGAGAAAGGATAAACACCTCCAGGAAATTAGTCCAGGCTGCTGTGGCGGATCGAGATGCCGATTATATCATCGATGATGTACAAAAACAGCAGAATGCAGGTGCCACCTACATCGATGTCAATGCCGGTGCCAGAATCGGTCATGAAACCCAGGATATGAAATGGCTTATAGATACCATACAACCGGTGGCTACCATTCCCCTGACCCTTGATTCTCCTGACCCTGCAGTGCTTGAAATGGCGTATCAGATGATGAAAAAAACGCCAATGATCAATTCAATCAGTCTGGAGAAAGAACGGTTTGAAGCAATGATGCCTTTTCTGGATGGTAAAGAGTGCAAGGTCATTGCCCTGTGCATGGATGACTCGGGCATGCCCGGCTCTTCTGCGGATATCATCGGCAGGGCAGACACCCTGGTCAAGGAGTTGAATTCGATTGGTATTGCTACATCATCCATCTATCTTGACCCCCTTGTTCAACCCATCAGTACGGACAGCAACAAAGGCGTCATGGTCCTGGATGCCGTCCGGGGTATAAGGGCTAAATACCCGGAAGTTCATATCACAGGCGGTCTTTCCAATATCTCCTATGGGCTGCCCCAGCGAAAAATCATCAACAGGACCTTTGTGACGTTGATGATGGATGCCGGCATGGACTCGGCCATTATTGATCCGCTTGATGATAAAATTATGGCCACGATCAAGACGGCGGACATGCTCCTGGGTAAGGATGCCTTTTGTGGCAAATATCTTAAGGGTGTGAGGGCTGGAGCAATTTTAAGTTAA
- a CDS encoding tyrosine-type recombinase/integrase, producing the protein MEALREAPEELLWKANFNSDNSVDTYDRAIRTFLDFLGISSPEELRLITHGHVIAFKKFLQDQGRSARTINNRLSAISSLFNHLIDQQVVKINVAQGVKRMPVNASRVEAKVLTPDEVRNLLNSPDLSKLQGLRDRAILSTLFFTGCRVSEVCSLKIKDFYEEQGFFVLDFWVKGGKRNRMAINQELQIALDQYLTDAGHGPDPASFLFLPVKSGYKASDPKRNLSRRTIDHLFNKYANTIGIAGITPHSARATFITQALENNCPIEAVQKTVGHAQIKTTQMYDKRTAKYRESASFAVRY; encoded by the coding sequence ATGGAGGCTCTCCGGGAGGCGCCGGAGGAGCTTTTGTGGAAAGCAAATTTCAATTCGGACAATTCCGTGGACACCTATGACAGGGCCATCCGGACTTTTTTAGATTTCCTGGGGATCTCTTCTCCGGAGGAGTTGCGGTTGATCACCCACGGCCATGTGATCGCCTTTAAAAAATTCCTGCAGGACCAGGGCAGGAGCGCCCGCACCATCAACAACCGCCTGTCCGCCATCTCTTCTCTGTTCAATCACCTGATCGATCAACAGGTGGTTAAAATCAATGTCGCCCAGGGCGTTAAGCGTATGCCGGTGAACGCCTCCCGGGTCGAGGCAAAGGTGTTGACTCCTGACGAGGTCCGGAACCTCCTCAACTCTCCGGACCTTTCCAAACTGCAGGGGTTGAGGGACAGGGCCATTTTAAGCACGCTCTTTTTTACAGGGTGCCGGGTGTCCGAGGTGTGCTCCCTCAAGATAAAAGATTTTTATGAGGAACAGGGCTTTTTTGTGCTGGATTTCTGGGTCAAAGGCGGGAAGCGCAACCGCATGGCCATCAACCAGGAACTGCAGATCGCCTTGGATCAATATCTGACCGATGCCGGACATGGACCCGACCCGGCCAGCTTTCTTTTTTTGCCAGTCAAGTCGGGTTACAAAGCATCGGATCCCAAAAGGAACCTCAGCCGTAGAACCATCGACCATCTGTTTAACAAATACGCAAATACAATCGGCATTGCCGGCATCACACCTCATTCCGCCAGGGCCACCTTTATCACCCAGGCCCTGGAGAACAATTGCCCCATCGAGGCGGTACAGAAAACGGTCGGCCATGCGCAGATCAAGACCACGCAGATGTATGATAAGCGTACGGCCAAATACAGGGAAAGTGCAAGCTTTGCAGTCCGGTATTGA
- a CDS encoding corrinoid protein produces MADFNAMQEALVNCDVDKLVGLVNSALAEKIPASEILNKGLIAGMDVVGEKMEDGDMFIPEVLMAAQAMAQCVTILKPLLGVGESSEGASVIIGTVKGDLHDIGKNLVAMMMESAGMTVHNLGVDIEPEEFVAQIKEKNAKIVCLSALLTTTMPMMQKTVDAIVEAGLRDQVKIMIGGAPVTQAYADQIGADGFASDAGSAARFAKAFAA; encoded by the coding sequence ATGGCAGATTTTAATGCAATGCAAGAGGCTTTGGTTAACTGTGATGTGGATAAGCTGGTGGGACTTGTCAATTCAGCGCTGGCAGAAAAAATACCGGCAAGCGAGATATTGAACAAGGGGCTGATCGCCGGTATGGATGTTGTGGGTGAAAAAATGGAAGACGGGGATATGTTTATTCCCGAGGTTCTCATGGCAGCCCAGGCCATGGCCCAATGTGTCACCATTTTAAAACCCCTGCTGGGAGTAGGTGAGTCTTCCGAAGGTGCCAGCGTCATCATTGGAACTGTCAAGGGAGATCTCCATGATATCGGAAAGAACCTTGTGGCCATGATGATGGAAAGCGCCGGTATGACCGTTCACAACCTTGGGGTCGATATTGAACCTGAAGAATTTGTTGCCCAGATCAAGGAAAAAAATGCAAAAATCGTTTGCCTTTCAGCCCTTTTGACAACTACCATGCCCATGATGCAAAAAACGGTGGACGCAATTGTGGAGGCAGGTTTAAGGGATCAGGTTAAAATCATGATAGGTGGGGCCCCCGTTACCCAAGCCTATGCAGATCAGATAGGCGCAGACGGATTTGCATCAGATGCAGGTTCTGCCGCCAGGTTTGCCAAAGCATTTGCAGCTTAA
- a CDS encoding trimethylamine methyltransferase family protein, producing MGLASKIRVVETEVLKQVHEATVEIFETVGIEFQLQDAVDILEQGGARAEGHRVFIPRKMLEAAIETAPASFKLWGRDDKKSIIMGEGQTRVHVEPSNGPVFAQDIKGGKRKGTMEDLINFYKLAHTSDVCDVSGAIPVEPSDIDSKGRHLRIFYEMIKHTDKPIRNNVGTYKEVKQMFDMFEIAVGEQGYLKTHPSIYVSINPLSPLAYDSTPLQTIITFAKYGQPVTILSCALAGISAPVSPLGAAALQNAEMLAGLVLMQQINPGTPYIYSPSSAMPNLQNGQYVTGSPESNLINIINLQLALELYNLPTRSMAGLTDAKTIDAQAGYETMQNLFMCIAGGSHVINECLGVMDSIMTNSFEKFILDEEMISRMIRIMDGVGTSEKDLALDVIKSVGPQGSFLMHPSTLAACRGAWRPTVSSWASYDKWEKAGAPDVVETANKVYLKRIAAAPDTLLSDQAEEKLQAFMAAAV from the coding sequence ATGGGATTAGCAAGCAAAATAAGAGTCGTTGAAACAGAGGTCCTCAAACAGGTTCATGAAGCAACCGTTGAAATTTTTGAAACCGTGGGCATTGAATTTCAGCTGCAGGATGCCGTGGATATCCTGGAACAGGGCGGCGCCCGGGCAGAGGGACATCGGGTTTTCATACCAAGGAAGATGCTCGAGGCAGCCATAGAGACGGCCCCTGCTTCGTTTAAACTATGGGGAAGGGATGACAAAAAATCCATCATCATGGGGGAGGGCCAGACCCGTGTCCATGTTGAACCGAGTAACGGCCCCGTGTTTGCCCAGGATATCAAGGGGGGCAAACGAAAGGGCACCATGGAGGACCTGATTAACTTCTATAAGCTTGCCCATACAAGCGATGTGTGCGATGTCAGCGGTGCCATTCCGGTGGAGCCTTCAGATATTGATTCAAAAGGGCGTCACCTCAGGATCTTCTATGAGATGATCAAACACACAGACAAGCCCATCCGCAACAATGTGGGCACCTACAAAGAGGTCAAACAGATGTTCGACATGTTTGAGATCGCCGTGGGAGAACAAGGTTACCTCAAGACCCATCCCTCCATCTATGTGAGCATCAACCCCTTGAGCCCCCTGGCCTACGACAGCACGCCCCTCCAGACCATCATTACCTTTGCCAAATACGGTCAGCCCGTGACCATTCTTTCCTGCGCCCTGGCCGGCATATCCGCCCCTGTCAGCCCCCTTGGTGCGGCAGCCCTGCAGAATGCCGAGATGCTAGCAGGTCTTGTACTCATGCAGCAGATCAATCCGGGTACACCCTATATCTATTCTCCCTCATCGGCCATGCCCAACTTGCAGAACGGCCAGTACGTCACAGGATCTCCCGAGTCAAACCTGATCAACATCATCAATCTTCAGCTGGCCCTGGAACTGTACAATCTGCCCACCCGGTCCATGGCAGGACTTACCGACGCAAAGACCATCGATGCCCAGGCCGGCTATGAGACCATGCAGAACCTGTTCATGTGCATTGCCGGGGGCTCCCATGTGATCAACGAGTGCCTCGGAGTAATGGATTCCATCATGACCAACTCGTTTGAAAAATTCATCCTGGACGAAGAGATGATCTCAAGGATGATACGGATCATGGACGGTGTGGGCACTTCTGAAAAAGACCTTGCCCTTGATGTGATCAAGAGTGTCGGTCCCCAGGGCTCATTTCTCATGCATCCGTCTACCTTGGCAGCCTGCAGGGGCGCATGGCGACCCACTGTCTCTTCCTGGGCCAGCTATGACAAGTGGGAAAAAGCCGGGGCCCCGGATGTGGTCGAAACGGCCAACAAAGTGTATCTCAAACGAATCGCGGCAGCCCCTGATACTCTTTTAAGCGACCAGGCCGAGGAGAAACTCCAGGCATTCATGGCTGCGGCCGTCTAA
- a CDS encoding TolC family protein: MKRFILLTLFLCLGLISLSIESSSAAEKESLPDIEKRLSGDTELSDLLTYAYLSNPSIVSSKKSWQIFIENYRIGKSYPDPQLMTTYFPSPIETRLGPQDWNLTLSQAFPFPGTLGLKGELLESDVQISKLKLDKTVKDIVTAVSSSFYELVYIQKAVEIAMANQKLNQELIQISQNAYAKDRALFYDVSKAQAQTAQIQYDLLLLDELESTEKTNLNTLLNRSPDAKIGRAKGLPTGDVVYSLDEIYNLAMLHQEDILIADETVKRSSASIRLTRFENLPSFKLGLFYAGIGDPDLANPPRDAGDDALGIQFGMNLPLWFSRNDSQKQKALAVKEMATADRAAMVNTTKARISRLWFRLQNSKRLIVLYEKELIPQGLTSIQTAETWFREGEAGFADFLELQATAYNFQLSLERAKADYGKALVQLEQLAGVILDRKKNTPLGDNS, from the coding sequence ATGAAACGATTTATTCTCCTAACTCTATTTTTATGTCTCGGGCTTATTTCGCTTTCCATTGAAAGCTCTTCTGCCGCTGAAAAAGAGAGCCTTCCCGATATTGAAAAGAGGCTGTCAGGAGACACTGAACTGTCAGATCTTCTCACTTATGCCTATTTATCCAATCCTTCCATTGTCTCTTCAAAAAAATCCTGGCAGATCTTCATTGAAAACTACAGAATCGGGAAAAGCTATCCAGACCCCCAGCTGATGACAACCTATTTTCCTTCACCGATTGAAACGCGGCTTGGCCCCCAGGACTGGAATCTGACCTTGTCCCAGGCCTTTCCCTTTCCCGGAACGTTGGGGCTGAAAGGAGAACTCCTTGAATCGGATGTCCAGATATCAAAGCTGAAGCTTGATAAAACAGTTAAAGATATCGTAACTGCAGTTTCAAGCTCATTTTATGAGCTGGTTTATATCCAGAAAGCAGTTGAAATCGCCATGGCAAACCAGAAACTCAATCAGGAACTGATACAGATCAGCCAGAATGCCTATGCCAAAGACAGGGCACTTTTTTACGATGTCTCCAAGGCCCAGGCCCAGACTGCCCAGATTCAATATGATCTCCTCCTACTTGACGAACTTGAGTCAACGGAAAAAACAAATTTAAATACCCTTTTAAACCGCTCTCCTGATGCAAAGATAGGCAGGGCCAAAGGATTGCCAACAGGGGATGTGGTCTACTCCCTGGATGAAATCTACAACCTTGCCATGCTCCACCAGGAAGATATCCTCATCGCAGACGAAACGGTTAAACGATCAAGTGCCTCCATCCGTCTGACCCGTTTTGAAAACCTGCCCTCCTTCAAGCTGGGACTTTTCTATGCCGGTATCGGTGATCCTGATTTGGCAAATCCCCCCAGGGATGCCGGGGATGATGCCCTTGGCATCCAGTTCGGCATGAACCTTCCCCTGTGGTTCAGCAGGAACGACAGCCAGAAGCAAAAGGCCCTGGCAGTCAAAGAAATGGCAACGGCCGACAGAGCTGCCATGGTCAACACGACAAAGGCCAGGATAAGCCGGCTCTGGTTCAGGCTTCAGAATTCAAAACGACTGATTGTTCTTTATGAAAAGGAATTGATCCCCCAGGGCCTCACCTCAATTCAAACAGCAGAGACCTGGTTCCGGGAAGGGGAGGCAGGTTTTGCCGATTTTCTTGAGCTCCAGGCGACCGCCTACAATTTTCAGCTATCCCTTGAAAGGGCAAAGGCAGATTATGGAAAGGCCCTTGTCCAGCTTGAGCAGCTGGCCGGGGTGATTCTGGACAGAAAAAAAAACACACCCCTGGGAGATAATTCATGA
- a CDS encoding BCCT family transporter, which produces MNKPKIDPYIFWPSVSLILAVLILLMVNPEAGRTTISSVLDSITHNFDSLIEWFTLGGFLWLIWLAFSKYGSIKLGGPDDKPEFSTFSWISVMLTAGSGFALMYWAAVEPIYYLSSPPFGIAPDSPEAAKWAISYGIFHWGFSAWGLFAMAAVGIGYTYHVRKIPFLKASVACEGVLGKYASGKVGKVIDCIILLGTVGGMGTSLGVCVPLMSACFTKEFGIAQSTGLDASVIIIWVAIFGTTAYLGLHKGIKILSDWNVYGIIVLLLFMFLVGNTSFLMSYYSQSIGVMIQNFLEMSTYTEPILKTGWPQDWTVFYWAWWVVWAVYMGLFIARVSKGRTIREMIIGSMVCPTIGTSMFYLVFGGTIVDLHLSGGNLITTLQSQGAPFVIISMLESLPLFSIVLPLFMIIGFVYQATSFQGAAYTLASMASDRLLPDEEPAPWHRLFWAIMLGVLGFVMIIIGGLKIVQIASVILAVPVYIIIAMMVFSVMKWMREDFGSKCRSRKMVYDATTKQVSEEQ; this is translated from the coding sequence TTGAATAAACCCAAGATAGACCCCTATATCTTCTGGCCTTCGGTGTCTCTGATCCTGGCAGTACTGATACTGCTCATGGTCAACCCGGAAGCCGGCAGGACCACGATCTCCTCGGTGCTCGACTCCATCACCCATAACTTTGATTCCCTGATCGAATGGTTCACCCTGGGCGGTTTCCTCTGGCTGATCTGGCTTGCCTTCAGTAAATACGGTTCCATCAAGCTCGGGGGGCCGGACGACAAGCCCGAGTTTTCAACCTTCAGCTGGATCAGCGTCATGCTCACGGCAGGATCCGGCTTTGCCCTCATGTACTGGGCAGCGGTGGAGCCCATCTACTACCTGTCGAGTCCCCCCTTTGGCATCGCACCGGACTCACCTGAGGCCGCCAAATGGGCCATCAGCTACGGTATTTTCCACTGGGGATTTTCTGCCTGGGGACTCTTTGCCATGGCTGCCGTGGGCATCGGCTACACCTACCACGTACGTAAAATTCCTTTTCTCAAGGCCAGCGTCGCCTGTGAAGGGGTCCTGGGCAAGTATGCCTCCGGCAAGGTGGGCAAGGTTATCGACTGCATCATCCTGCTGGGAACTGTTGGTGGTATGGGCACCTCCCTGGGGGTTTGCGTGCCCCTGATGTCGGCATGCTTCACCAAGGAGTTCGGCATTGCCCAGTCCACGGGCCTGGACGCGTCTGTGATTATTATCTGGGTCGCGATCTTCGGCACCACGGCTTACCTGGGTCTCCACAAAGGAATCAAGATCCTGTCCGACTGGAATGTCTACGGCATCATCGTCCTTCTGCTCTTCATGTTCCTTGTGGGAAATACCTCTTTTCTCATGTCCTACTACTCCCAGAGCATCGGGGTGATGATCCAGAATTTTCTTGAGATGAGCACCTATACAGAGCCCATCCTCAAGACCGGGTGGCCCCAGGACTGGACCGTGTTCTACTGGGCATGGTGGGTGGTATGGGCCGTCTACATGGGGTTGTTCATCGCAAGGGTTTCCAAGGGCCGCACTATCAGGGAAATGATCATCGGATCCATGGTCTGCCCCACCATTGGAACGTCCATGTTCTACCTGGTTTTCGGCGGAACCATCGTGGATCTTCACCTGAGCGGCGGTAACCTCATCACCACGTTGCAGAGCCAGGGAGCCCCTTTTGTGATTATCAGCATGCTGGAATCCCTGCCCCTGTTTTCCATCGTCCTGCCCCTGTTCATGATCATCGGGTTTGTCTACCAGGCCACAAGCTTTCAAGGTGCGGCTTATACCCTGGCATCCATGGCCAGCGATCGACTGCTGCCAGACGAGGAACCAGCTCCCTGGCACAGGCTGTTCTGGGCCATCATGCTCGGCGTGCTCGGTTTTGTCATGATCATCATCGGAGGACTCAAGATCGTCCAGATCGCCTCGGTCATCCTGGCCGTGCCGGTATACATCATCATTGCCATGATGGTCTTCTCCGTAATGAAGTGGATGCGTGAAGATTTCGGCAGCAAATGCCGGAGCAGGAAAATGGTCTATGATGCCACAACCAAACAGGTTTCTGAAGAACAATAA